AGCAAACATTCATCAGCACTACTCCACGCTATATAAAAATGGACTATACTTTCTGAATAATGCTTGTAATTATGGTCTTTaactttaatagttattaaaaaatataaaggaaaGCTAACCTGTCAAGATGAACTGTGTCCATAGTAGCAAGAGCGTAACACTCAGTGGTCCCATTGATGGCGAGTAGTAGAATGGCAAGGCTGTGTGCGCGGAGAAGCAGGGGTGCCAAGCCATCAGCCAAAGCAGAGCCACCATACAGCAGGAGTACCAACCTGGCATATCCCTGGCCAAAACACAAGGCTACCAATCCCAGACTCACCACAGTGCGCAGTAGGCGCTGTAGAACCAGTGCAGCTTCCTTCATCTGGTACTGCAAGCAATAGTGTTAATCTATGAATTAATCTCACTAACACCAATAATTGTTTAGTCACATAAGAAGCTTGATTTATCAACAGGTCTAGTGTAGGAAAATTCAAGGaactaagattttattttcaacctGGAAACCTACgttccattttaaatatatattgctaTCTGAGTAAACCTTGTTATCAGAAAAATATTCTCTAAAGTTAATAACTGAAAAAGATATGAAGAACATGCTCATCATACTGGTTATGATGAAATTCCAATGCCAGTCAATAAAATTGCTAAtcagtatttaataaaaccattaacccaccttataaaaaaattttgtattgctGGAAGTTTTatctaaaaagttaaaaatatatcaagttAAACATCTTCATAAGACagattgtaataaattatcacTGGAAAAATAAAAATGGGTTACATAGACATTTTGATATTTCTCTTCATCCTTCAAATAAcacaattttcatgaaaattgtatTCAAGTAATCACCcagcaaaattaataattaattaaaataagaaaaggcTCATTTTAATCAAATTCTTTAATTACaggaaattttatataaatatgaatgatatataatttttcaataaacttgaatcataaaaagtacttgctataCATTTGAAGGATATCTTCTTTTAACTGTACTTACAGGATCCTGGTCATCGATGGGTTTATCCCTTATGACTAATTGGGAGAAGTAGAAATATGCGCTGTCCTCAATAGGACGGAAAAGGAACCGTGCAGCCAGTGAACCCAGATTGTTGACAACGTCAAACACTCCTTGTTCGTAGAATGAGAGGACGGAGAATAGTGTCATGACATAGCGTTCACCCTCGGTCAGTATCTGCTTGAGAATCCCTTGTTTGAAGAAACTCCATGTGAGCACACACAACTTCAAATCTACTGCTGTCTAAAACaccacaaaaatacaaataaattacataatcaactacaaaaaaaatgatggcaagaaaattattacattaggACTAAAAAAGTTACAATCATGATGCTTCATTAAAAACTATCCGTACCTGATTATCCAGGCGGCGTGGTAGAAACTCAGACATAGAAGTGAAAGGGAAATCATCCTCAGAAGACATTGGTCGCTGTAGTTGCCGAGGTGTGGGCATGGGTTTGACTCTGCGTTCTTCCAAGTAGTGGGCGAAATAGTAGTAGTAGCATAATGAGTACACTATGACGGCCACAATCTGCGCAGTGGAGAATGCCACCACAGCACCTTGTGGCCACCACAACACCATCAGTGTGAACACAGTGGTGCGCACAATAACGTTTATTGTGTCCATAACTACCTGTACATACAGAATTCTAGGTGACACACCTGATAGTTGAACTTAATGTAGTGTTCAGTTGTCTATCACTTTGTTCTGTTGGGATACTTGATGAATAAACCCAAtctttttaaaagatatttaaagatTAAGCATACTAATTATTGATATTAGTAGGATGTGTTTACTTAGATCTTATGATTACTCTGCATGAAACAAAAGAATTCttgagttaaatatttgttttaataaactgcAGTGCTTCAATACACctacaaacacattaaaatagttttgtttaacaatttGAGGAGATTTTGAATCTAGATGTCAGAATCATTCAATATTTAATGGAACTGCTAAATTTCCATAGTCCATATTTTACTTCAATGAACGTTTCTTAAAGTAACAAGTAACAATTCATAAAGTATATTATAGGGATAGATTGGATTCTAGTTTTTCCCTCAGGATTATgtaccaattaaaatttaagttggtTCACTAGGTACTAATTACTTCCTTCTACTGGATGTTActtggtttattttttgtttatcgGAAATAGCTTGCAAACAATTGGAGATCATCAACACTGGTCAGGACTTACTAAATCACTTTTTTAGATAAATTGATCATGCACAATTAAGTGAGGCAGagataaactaaacattcacattgaatcaacccaaCATAGCTTATGTGTAGAAACCCTAGTTGCTCTGTGTTTTGGAattgtctaaaacatcgtagggTACgcaattatgcacctgatgagacaatgagaacacctcttcatctagattacactgatattgaaacaatgaaaaaaatttgttatgaatGTCTTCGTCATCAAACTTTTTTGGGTGTCTTCAGATTCCACTGAGTCAAGTCTGACAGTGTCAAATTTCAGTCTCTGCACCaggcagaaggtgaaatggagctaaatttaacattcacacAATAACTGAGTTGTTTGCAAACAAATCAATACATGCAAAAAATCTTAGAAGATCGTTGAAATATCTGGTATTTGAGATTTGAACAACTTCACAAAGCaaaattcagatttaaaaaataactgtcgAGCATCATTCAACTCAaagttacattaataaaaaagaaaagtctaCACAACAAACACTAAGAAAAGTGGCACAACGAAGTTTGGGAGGCctcaatgattttttatttaagttataatatttttatacataaaatacggTTTCAATAAGTTTCTTGGTATCCTTaagtatatcaaattaattgGTTTAGTACGTCATACATAACTAAAGAAAGAAAACTTGTTCTCAATTTTTTGTATTCATatcatttaatagtatttatatactttgaaatgtaataacatcttttaattatataacattaaagataaaattatttgcttgaaataaaaaactattggCCTAAACATGGGCGTACCAGatctttaaaaataggtttttaaaattagtaaaacttaCTAATGCTTTGAAGTAGACTAATATTTCTTGCCAATTGTCTAATTTTCACacttaaaaatcttcaaaatagatttaatttgctGGTTAGCTATTTTACAGCCAGTTACTAAAGAGTTTCAAAACTTACTTTAAGTCTGACGAAGAGAAATGCCTGTGCCACCATGTAGAGGGGTTCGACACACATCTCAATGACACAGCTGATTGCGATAGCATACACGCCGAGTGTGTAATGGGTGGTGATCTGAGGGTCTGGGGTCTCCAGAACACAGAGCCAGACCCAACCAAACAGTAGACACATGACACTGCACAGCGGCACTCTGCAAGATGCCACAAGTAACGGTAACAGCAGGATTTATACAAAAGTGGTGTTACTGTGCATAGTAAATTAGGTAAAGGTAAAATGAAATGGCTACTAATCCCtctaaaatttgttacaaagccaacaaatttaattaattcttgcaaaaattataaaaatattagaaaatgtgtttcaatttacTAGTggtattaattaactaatttttgtttgattttactattattatcagAGGATgggtgataaaataaaaaatgtataattttttaatgatttttaaaaactgaaaattagaCAAttcataatacatataattaacaagtaatatattaaaacaagaaaCCCGCTGATTAACCATTAATATGTTGACAGATACATTTGACATTTGCCATGCATTATGATGGCTGTACCTATGAGAATATTTGGTGTGTAGCAGAATTAGgatttgtacaatataaatgGGATAGCTGAAAAAATCACTTGAtataacaataaatcagtaaagATTTTAGTTCTCAGTACTACAACAATTAATGCTGTGGTACCCTTCAGGAACAAAGGCAAACATATTACGCACTTGATTCGCTATCTTTTGGCACACTCATCTACAGGTAAAGGATCAACATGTGTTTGATCAAGAACAAAATTTTTATGGGACAACTAAAAAGAACATCTAAGACAAAAATACGCCAAAGACCATGAAAATATATTGTACTCAGCATTGGAAAATGATGATAAGAAACAgctgtaaaaaagaaaatatatgatGTGAAATTAAAATCTTCAGAGAAACAATAAGTGAACCAGGCAATTGAAGAGtctggtattttaaaaataaattgttataaagtcGTCTGATAATGAAACTTTTGATTTCGAACGGCCTagtccaaaataaattatattggaaaagtattgttttaataacatttactactattttaaagGAACATCAGCTAACATGTTCAAGACCCGCCTCATTGAAAGTTAAAAGTTAGTAAAACTTAAATGGAACAACTACCAAGGTTCACTCTGCCACTTCAGGAAAAGAGATGACAATAAAAGGATCAGACCAGTCTTTTTCACTTGTTTACAAATGACTTATTTCAGTTGGAGAGCTCATGTTGATGTGCTGTACAAAAAGCTTACATCAGAAACCTGTTATAAGAAGGATAAAGGAAATTTTGAAGAATAACTGCAGCTAACTCCAATGTGGAAGACACCAGAATCAGCATGCAGAACTTGGGCCTAAAACGTAGGTGTTAATGAACATTCTATAAGCAAAAAATACTTACatcataataatgtaaattagcAAGAAAATTCTACTATTAATATCTACAAACAAACCAAAACTTCGAGATTATCACCAGTACAAAGCCTCAGAACTTTTAAATAGGCGCACATCACATATGCTTTTGTACACGAAAGCCAACCTACAGTGTAGTTTGGTATTTCACACCTTATTAACCAGGATATAGGTTAAAGCCTTCAAGGTAAAACTCCTTTGATGGATTAAAGATCATTGGTAGTACTGCAAAATGAATTTACTGGAGTGGAAAACTCAAAGAAATTACTCAACATAAAAGAACAGTTATGTCTACTAGACTGTGTCTAGTAGCCAAAGACAAGTTgcaaatagaataaataaaatcgGTGGTTTATCCCCTTTGTGGATtatcttttacataaaaaattcagtaaaataaattttaaaattataaaaatacatctgAAATATTAAAGTGCTTTCATAATATTTCTAAagactataatttattaaaatagaagaataaagTGTATTACTGTACAGTACATTACTGTATTAGGGCTAAGCATTTGTTGGCTGAGAAATCCGATACAAGGCTGACACTGTGGTGAGATTATTCATAGAGCTAACCTCCTGTAGGGTGTGTCATACAAGATCTTTTTCATTTTCGAGGAAAGTGAGGAAGAGGAagatcagttaaaaaaaaaacaaacaagccATGATGCAGCACTAGAAAACAATATCTTGAGgaacaaaaacttaattaaagtaaattagcAATCATTTTTAGCAATTATTGgctgttttgtacattttatcaacatttttgtGGATTATccaagaaattaattattattaatcatttattcaatattatttacttgaaaaattcaccataaaattataaataatctaacTTTAAGCTcttatatctaaattataaaattgatggTAGTAGATATCCTGGCTTACGTCAGCCATAGGAGGTTGATGACCTGAGCCCAGTTGTGGGCGGTGGTGTTGGTTAGACAGGCTCTCCTGAATGCTTCTCTGCTGAGGAACAAGATAGTTGACTCTAACAGCAGCAGTCTCACATTCATCACTCCAATCACAGCCTGTTCCACGTGGCGCAGCACAAATGCATTCATCAGGAACGTAAGGCAACGGAACATGATCTACAACATACAATTTAATTCTCATATGTTTTAAGGAAAAACCTAAAGAAATTTCTTGactactaaaacaatatttacactttCTGATAGTGACCTAAGTACAACTGGTTGACTTGAGGATGGTTGACACACATACTTcacttctggaatctggaatccacgtccatctgaagaggtccaaaaaaTGTCGTTAGTGTGACTAAGTGAcaagtgtcagatttcagatgcttcacTAAGCAGAtgttgaaatggagctaaactcaacattcgcatttaatcaacccttcttACTTACTATAGCCTATAGTATATGtggaaaactcggttgctccgccaTGTTTtgggattgtgtctaaaacattgtacacctgatgagacaatgacacTTCTTTATCTAGATTATACTGAATGGCTGTAGGGGAAAACCAGACATAGCTCTTTTCAGGTCTGGGTATCTTTGATACcaaaacaatgcaaagagtttgttttgaatgTCTTTGTCTTGTTATCAACCTATCaagaatcaagatctttattaGAATCAAGATCTTTGTTTCAATCTCTCGTATGAAGGACATACATTCCAAGATTCCACTGAGTCAAATctatgacagtgtcagatttcaaactctacactaagcggaaggtgaaatggagccaACAATCACATTGAATCAAGCCTTCCCATCATATCTATGATATTTGTGGaaatctcaatatatatatatattcaggtGTTGTTTATGGACCTCTacccatttaaaaatacaataattacatattaaggcataactaaattaaattattttaacaatattactctgatacataatataaatatacattattgtatatatacataacataattcatatttattactaataattttagactaattttagccaacataaatgtataatgtatatcaataatacaaattttttgggAGATGAAAAAtggagataatattttattttctttacccACACTATCTTAAGCCATCTAAAACCATTTTAACAATTTCCTATAGaggtgtaattttatttctacaatgaATTTTTACGCCCTTATAAACCGgatattgcaaaaaaattaataacacaatatttcaaatttaggtTATATTCTTAGTCCATTGATATAGAGCAGCAGTTCTCAAAATGGAGGGGGCGTGCTGCCCTGGGGAGGCGTAGACAATTTTCAAGGGAGGCATCAGTGTATTAGAATAACAGGAAAATATTGGGGAACACATCTTACAAGCGATTCTTGCAATGCTCACAGTGTGTCAGTTTGTTTAATTGTGTGATTCTTGACGCTGGTTCAATGGTTTTTTAGAAGTTATGAGAGTAAAAAGTGGGACAGACACGCTGTGTGTTGAAGCCTAAAAATAGTCAAATCCCTGCAAAATAAAAGGCTGTATAGTGATCATTATGTTAAATGTGGATTCACTTTCATTGACAAAAATAGGGTTACTATTATCAGTGGGTTATTTGCAATGTTGTTTTGAAGGCCATGCAACCTAGACGTTTCAAACTCTAATGGaagttttttaatagaaaaaatgaaaacttttggaTACAGTTACTGCTGCAATCAATCAATGAATTTAAGGACCACATGGCGGAATACCCACGCTATTTGGTatttcttgaaaattaaattgaacagTATTTTCCAGATATTAGTACAGAGAGCTATTTAATTCCGGAAGTTTGGATGAGTTACGGCTGCactataataagcggccaccacgacAATCGATTATAAATAGATTATCGATTAGAAATATGaaaactatcaaatataaaatcatttgacctatacatatttataattaataactgcctgctacttttattttacagaataaatatattgcttGAAATTAAGTTAGCTcaaacacagtaaaataatttGCATAGTGAGTAACAACATCAGCAAGAACAATCGTAATGAACAACACACATTTTGAAGAGaggtttattttgtatgattataaatatataactaaagtattattattttctatcatcttaaatacctatatttcttttactaaaatatagCTTTACtattatacaatcataaaaacataacttgatttgatattattaattaattcaaacaaaataaaatcatgtgTACGGTACTGGAGTAATGGCCGCAGTACAATGGCTTTGTAcgtgtgttatttgtgtcacaagatGTCGGTTGTGtctttcaaaatagtaaaaagtactaAATGtcacactgttttgtttgttacattttattactatacattgCCTAGATGgcttttattccttttaaaattattatttttaagatataaaaacagccgaactgtattttaatttgaaatacctgtaatgaaatttaatttgacattttggtttcagtagttATAGATAATCATAAATAGGCTATCGAGGATTTAATACttatgaatattgatgattcaattGTCGAGGTGGCCtctttattatactgcagccaagtTATCTTTCTATTTACCTCAAGTTGCTTTGGAAACTGCAAAGTTTTTGGTGCAATGTACATCCACATACCTGAGTTGTGAGTGGCATAAGTCTAGGCAATGACTGTGTGCATTTAAAAAGGTATCTGAGGTAATATTAAACAAGAAAGGTACTGTCTTTAAAGGTGCTTTTTGTTGCTGCGCCAAGCTGATGGGCGGAGACATTGCTGTCAACCTATTTAACTTATGTACTTCCTTTACCAaggttattttacttttttttagacTTTTCACATCTTAACTGTTTTTTCTATTCACTTcctaaatatttaccaaaaaactaGGATTCTACATAAGGGAGAGGATGCTGGGATGGGGgaaataaaatgtcaattttcttttaagttatgGGAACAAaccttcaatatttaaaaaacatggaTTACAGGAAATGGATGAACCCCTGGAGCTTGGAGATCACTGTGCCCTTCTATATTTCTTAACCTTATAatcattatatctttaaaaattaatgtaataattacctGGAAAATGATGTTGAAGGAGGCATTCTGCAAACTACTCTTTAGGAAATTCTTTGCCATATTTCTATGTTATTATTTACTGGAATATGtctgattaaattatattaaaaaagtataaaactacaGACAATAAAATGCTGGGATGGAAATAGTGTAGATTTAATAGATAACCTACACCTTTGCCTAACCTAGTACGAACTGAAAATAAGTTAACCTCTTCAACCACAGTTTAGTCATGTTTATTTTAGTTCCCTATATGAGGTAGTCACCTTTCCTACATTCAAAAGAAATGCCACgcattgtttctttttttaagattCCAATACCGGCACTACACTATATTCATTCCACTAATTTACTAAGAATAAAGGTAAAtcatttctgtttttgttttcaaagttGTCACCTCTGCTAGTCTACTACTGCTTTGAAATCAAAATAGACATAATATGGTTCATCGTCGAATCAGCTGAGATAAAAACATGCGAATGACAGCTGTTATGCCTACACTTATTTTgacttaattttttcattttccaaatttttgaaattgaaaacaaattttcatttatgaCTATGTCTACCGACTACGTAATGGAGTGGACATACTGACTACATAATGAATTATATTCtaacttccttttttatttataatttttcccaCTACACTAATAAAAACTACATGCTATAACATTCAATcctttagaaataattatattgccAAACAAAATGTGTTgtaagaattgtttatttttgcatcATCAACAAACCTAATTGAACATTATATTACAACTTAGGCAACACTGACTTGTTATATAGAAGGTCTTGATGTTAATCTAGCtgtataaattttgttgttgttgctcTTTGTTCGTCGTCTGCTAGAATTTGAATGATACTGAGAACTGTAACAGTTTTCGTAGTccaaccttttaattttaaatttaaaaatatgtttaaaatattagaaatatttgcTAGATTCgcctgaaaattataaaatttgctcCAAGTACTATGGAAAGCGAAAATATTCCATCTGCCATAACCTCTTTTACTGTAAGTAAGGTTAACTATTTCATCATTTGTTCTGTGAGAAAgacttaatttttaagaaaacagcttattaatgtaattttacacCAAATTACTAGGCTTATGGGTCTACTTTCAAGACAGGAAAGTCTTCATCAACTACTTGATTGTAATAACTATTTACTGttggaatgtaaaatttcaagtcttatGGTAGATTGTCTGCCTACACAAATAACAGTCAATTATTTTAAGCCTAAATGTGgcattgataattttttatacatttcactTCACATAATTTATGGATGATTTTTAGTGGaaagtttacataaaaatgttaaggATCACAATAGTTAAGAAAAAAGTGAGGAAAGGTGTAATAAGACATACTTTTATACGAGGAAGAAAATTCTTCAATTTAGGAAATCTTAGAcctaaaattttaagatttaaccaaaaaattattgaaaacgtATGAGAATAACAGTACGTATAactaatacagtattttatttattatgaagcATACGAAAACTTATCTAATATAACCACCTGATTGTCACGCCTACCTGAGGGACTATTGGCCTTTACCTACCTTAGGGGAAATATCTATTTTGTTAGGTCTTCCCtcacttttatttcattactgCTATACTAATCACTGTCCATTTGAAAAGTGAACAAAAATTTTGAAGTGggtcttataaatttatttgtgacCCTCATAAAGTTAATTGGTTTAAGGTAGGTTAGCCCAGACTGCCTCAGCTTCAGTATTTGTTTctgtaattctgagcaattacttcaAGTTCTTTCATATTATAGTACAACGATCAGACAGCCCTAAGAAAGtaagaaacatgaaaattaagtGTCGGAAAGCCATTGTTGACATTGCTAAGAAATAAGAAGGTTCATTCTATACACTCTTGGCCATTTCTTTTTGCATCCAACCAGAAAGGGCTTAAGAGAATCACATTACCTCAGCTTGGTTTTTAGATAGCATCTTGTGGAATGTTGAGAGGCAGGAAAATTTGTTTTCGGTACTTTCCCATGATCAGAATAAGTCGAATAACACGAGAAAGTACTGATTacaaatgcccctggccatcatcACATCCGTCAGGTGATTGCTAACAcgtaaagaaaaacatccctcaaaatAGTACCTAAATTGAACCTCAGACAACGTTAGCCCTCCATTCTGGATGGGTCGGTACTGCatcaattaatgaaataaatgagaTAATGAATTGACTGCTTCCCCAAATGCCAGTGAAATGCATGGACGTTGAACCTTTTTATTGCTTGACAAGGTCAACAATGGCTTTCAGATACTTAATATTCATGTTTCTTACTCTTTAAGGAATATCTGAttgttatactaaaatataaaagaaattaaaattgttccagtaattgctcagaattaccttCATCACATACTATTTGAGTCCATAGTACGATTTTTACCACATTACAAGTTACTACTTAACATTGcctagtaaaatattgtaatagatattacgattttattttgttagttcaATAACAGACATAAATATAGGAAGACTTTGTACATGAGAAGAACTTACATACATAACATCTATCAAATCTATAATCAAGTATGATGTAGCATTCTGGGGGAAATCA
The Homalodisca vitripennis isolate AUS2020 chromosome 1, UT_GWSS_2.1, whole genome shotgun sequence DNA segment above includes these coding regions:
- the LOC124358987 gene encoding protein RFT1 homolog — encoded protein: MAKNFLKSSLQNASFNIIFQIMFRCLTFLMNAFVLRHVEQAVIGVMNVRLLLLESTILFLSREAFRRACLTNTTAHNWAQVINLLWLTVPLCSVMCLLFGWVWLCVLETPDPQITTHYTLGVYAIAISCVIEMCVEPLYMVAQAFLFVRLKVVMDTINVIVRTTVFTLMVLWWPQGAVVAFSTAQIVAVIVYSLCYYYYFAHYLEERRVKPMPTPRQLQRPMSSEDDFPFTSMSEFLPRRLDNQTAVDLKLCVLTWSFFKQGILKQILTEGERYVMTLFSVLSFYEQGVFDVVNNLGSLAARFLFRPIEDSAYFYFSQLVIRDKPIDDQDPYQMKEAALVLQRLLRTVVSLGLVALCFGQGYARLVLLLYGGSALADGLAPLLLRAHSLAILLLAINGTTECYALATMDTVHLDRYNRVMAGLSVGFMLVSWLLTRLLGSVGFILANCCNMAARITHSVLFIKRRYHNTAFTPLDGLLPGRKFLIAVLSSAVITISSEAYFYESSKFVHFATGVTCLAVVVAIWVYEEQEVVRFGVDRWRRQSLKVD